A single genomic interval of Prionailurus viverrinus isolate Anna chromosome A2, UM_Priviv_1.0, whole genome shotgun sequence harbors:
- the LOC125148901 gene encoding olfactory receptor 7C1-like gives MEPRNHSRLPVFLLLGLSEKPEIQSVLFGLFLSLYLVTVFGNLLIILAIISHSHLHTPMYFFLANLSFSDICFTSTTVPKMLLNIQTQSKVITYAGCITQMYFFTVFGLLDNLLLTAMAYDRFVAVCHPLHYTVIMNPRLCAQLLALTWLISTLGALPESLTMLRLSFCAVIEIPHYFCELPEVLQLACSDTFINNVVLYIVTGMMGFVPLAGILFSYSRIVSSVLRISTVGGKYKAFSTCGSHLSVVSLFYGTCLGVYLSSTWTRASQTGAFASVLYTVVTPTMNPFIYSLRNRDMKRALRKLLCSMSSPQGQQQ, from the coding sequence ATGGAACCAAGAAACCACTCAAGGCTTCCAGTGTTTCTCCTCTTGGGACTTTCTGAGAAGCCAGAGATTCAGTCTGTTCTCTTTGGGCTGTTCCTGTCTTTGTACCTGGTCACTGTCTTTGGAAACCTGCTCATCATCCTGGCCATCATCTCACATTCCCACCTCCAcacgcccatgtacttcttcctggccaacctgTCCTTCTCGGACATCTGCTTCACCTCCACCACCGTCCCGaagatgctgctgaacatccagACGCAGAGCAAAGTGATTACCTATGCAGGCTGCATCACGCAGATGTATTTCTTCACGGTTTTTGGACTTTTGGACAATTTACTCCTGACTGcaatggcctatgaccgctttGTGGCCGTCTGTCACCCCCTGCACTACACGGTCATCATGAACCCTCGGCTTTGTGCCCAGTTACTCGCCCTGACCTGGCTCATCAGCACTTTGGGGGCCCTTCCTGAGAGTTTAACCATGCTGCGGCTCTCTTTCTGCGCAGTAATTGAAATCCCACACTATTTCTGTGAACTCCCTGAGGTCCTGCAGCTCGCCTGCTCTGACACCTTCATCAATAATGTTGTATTATATATTGTGACAGGCATGATGGGCTTTGTTCCTCTCGCTGGGATCCTTTTCTCTTATTCCCGAATTGTCTCGTCTGTGCTGAGGATCTCAACAGTGGGGGGGAAGTATAAAGCTTTCTCCACCTGCGGGTCTCACCTCTCAGTGGTGTCCTTGTTCTATGGCACATGCCTGGGGGTCTACCTCAGTTCCACCTGGACACGTGCCTCCCAGACAGGGGCGTTCGCCTCAGTCCTGTACACCGTGGTCACTCCCACGAtgaaccccttcatctacagcctgaggaacaggGACATGAAGAGGGCCCTGAGAAAGCTTCTCTGTAGCATGTCGTCCCCCCAGGGGCAACAACAATGA
- the LOC125160476 gene encoding olfactory receptor 7C2-like: MERGNQTGAGHFLLLGFTEKPFFFGLFLSMYLVTFTGNLLLILAVSSDSHLHTPMYFFLANLSFVDICFTSTTVPKMLWNIQTQRKLITCAGCLSQIFFFIVFGCLDNLLLTVMAYDRFVAICHPLHYMVIMNPQLCRLLAVGSWCISVMGSLLETLTLLRLSFCTNMEIPHFFCDLPEVLKLACSDTFVNTMVVYFVTIVLGVFPLSGILFSYSQIFSSILKISSARGKYKAFSTCGSHLSVVSLFYGTGLGVYLSSAATSSSRTSLVASVMYTIVTPMLNPFIYSLRNRDMKGALGRLLSRAVPLSVGGPLQDSHE, from the coding sequence ATGGAAAGAGGAAACCAAACAGGAGCTGGACACTTTCTTCTCCTGGGATTCACAGAGAAGCCTTTCTTCTTTGGGCTATTTCTGTCCATGTACCTGGTCACGTTCACTGGGAACCTGCTCCTCATCCTGGCCGTCAGCTCTgactcccacctccacacccccatgtacttcttcctggccaacctgTCCTTTGTAGACATCTGCTTCACCTCCACCACCGTCCCGAAGATGCTCTGGAACATCCAGACGCAGAGAAAACTTATCACCTGTGCAGGCTGCCTCagccagatattttttttcatcgTGTTTGGATGCCTGGACAATTTACTCCTGACcgtgatggcctatgaccgctttgtggccatctgtcaccccCTGCACTACATGGTCATCATGAACCCCCAGCTCTGTAGGCTGCTGGCCGTGGGGTCCTGGTGCATCAGTGTCATGGGCTCCCTGCTCGAGACTTTGACCCTTTTGAGGCTGTCCTTCTGCACAAACATGGAAATCCCACACTTTTTTTGTGATCTTCCTGAAGTCCTGAAGCTTGCCTGTTCTGACACCTTTGTCAATACCATGGTGGTGTATTTTGTGACTATTGTCCTAggtgtttttcctctctctgggATCCTCTTTTCTTATTCTCAGATTTTCTCCTCCATCCTGAAAATTTCATCAGCCAGGGGCAAGTACAAAGCCTTTTCCACGTGTGGGTCTCACCTCTCGGTGGTCTCCTTGTTCTATGGCACGGGCCTCGGGGTCTACCTCAGTTCTGCAGCGACTTCATCCTCTAGGACAAGTCTGGTGGCCTCGGTGATGTACACGATTGTCACCCCCATGCTGAATCCCTTCATCTACAGTCTGAGGAACAGGGACATGAAGGGGGCCCTGGGGAGACTCCTCAGCAGGGCAGTGCCTCTCAGCGTTGGGGGACCATTACAGGATTCTCATGAGTAA
- the SLC1A6 gene encoding excitatory amino acid transporter 4 isoform X1 produces MSSHGNSLFLRESGQRLGRVGWLQRLQESLQQRALRTRLRLQTMTREHVLRFLRRNAFILLTVSAVVIGVSLAFALRPYQLTYRQIKYFSFPGELLMRMLQMLVLPLIVSSLVTGMASLDNKATGRMGMRAAVYYMVTTVIAVFIGILMVTIIHPGKGSKEGLHREGRIETIPTADAFMDLVRNMFPPNLVEACFKQFKTQYSTRLVTRTIVRTENGSEPGTAMPPPSSMDNGTSLLENVTWALGTLQEVLSFEETVPVPGSANGINALGLVVFSVAFGLVIGGMKHKGRVLRDFFDSLNEAIMRMVGIIIWYAPVGILFLIAGKILEMEDMAVLGGQLGMYTLTVIVGLFLHAGGVLPLIYFLITHRNPFPFIGGVLQALITAMGTSSSSATLPITFRCLEEGLGVDRRITRFVLPVGATVNMDGTALYEALAAIFIAQVNNYELNLGQITTISITATAASVGAAGIPQAGLVTMVIVLTSVGLPTEDITLIIAVDWFLDRLRTMTNVLGDSIGAAVIEHLSQRELELQEAELTLPSLGKPYKSLMAQEKGASRGRGGNESAM; encoded by the exons ATGAGCAGCCACGGGAACAGCCTGTTCCTGCGGGAGAGTGGCCAGCGGCTGGGCCGGGTGGGCTGGCTGCAGCGGCTGCAAGAAAGTCTGCAGCAGAGGGCACTGCGCACGCGCCTGCGCCTGCAGACCATGACCCGTGAGCACGTGCTGCGCTTCCTGCGCCGGAACGCCTTCATCCTGTTGACCGTCAGCGCGGTGGTCATCG GGGTCAGCCTGGCCTTTGCCCTGCGCCCGTACCAGCTTACCTACCGGCAGATCAAGTACTTCTCTTTCCCCGGAGAGCTTCTCATGAGGATGCTGCAGATGCTCGTGCTGCCGCTCATTGTCTCCAGCCTGGTCACAG GTATGGCGTCCCTGGATAACAAGGCAACAGGCCGGATGGGGATGCGGGCAGCTGTATACTACATGGTGACCACGGTCATTGCTGTCTTCATTGGCATCCTCATGGTCACCATCATCCACCCTGGGAAGGGCTCCAAGGAGGGGCTGCACCGCGAGGGCCGCATTGAGACCATCCCCACAGCTGATGCCTTCATGGACCTGGTCAG AAATATGTTTCCACCCAACCTTGTGGAGGCCTGCTTCAAACAG TTCAAGACGCAGTACAGCACAAGGTTGGTAACTAGGACCATAGTGAGGACAGAGAATGGATCTGAGCCGGGTACCGCCATGCCTCCCCCATCCTCGATGGACAACGGAACCAGCCTCCTGGAAAATGTCACATGGGCCTTGGGCACCCTACAGGAGGTGCTGAGCTTCGAGGAGACTGTGCCTGTGCCTGGCTCAGCCAATGGCATCAATGCCCTGGGCCTCGTGGTCTTCTCTGTGGCCTTTGGGCTGGTCATCGGTGGCATGAAACACAAGGGCCGAGTCCTGCGGGATTTCTTCGACAGCCTCAATGAGGCTATTATGAGGATGGTGGGCATCATTATCTG GTACGCACCCGTGGGCATCCTGTTCCTGATTGCTGGGAAGATCCTCGAGATGGAAGACATGGCCGTCCTGGGGGGTCAGCTGGGCATGTACACCCTGACCGTCATCGTGGGCTTGTTCCTCCATGCTGGTGGTGTCCTGCCCCTCATCTACTTCCTCATCACCCACCGGAACCCCTTCCCCTTCATTGGGGGCGTGCTGCAGGCCCTCATCACTGCCATGGGCACGTCTTCCAG CTCTGCAACGCTGCCCATCACCTTCCGCTGCCTGGAGGAGGGCCTAGGTGTGGACCGACGCATCACCAGGTTTGTGCTGCCTGTGGGGGCCACCGTCAACATGGACGGGACCGCCCTGTACGAGGCCCTGGCCGCCATCTTCATCGCCCAAGTCAACAACTATGAGCTCAACCTGGGCCAGATCACAACTATCAG TATCACGGCGACAGCAGCCAGCGTTGGGGCTGCTGGCATCCCCCAGGCGGGTCTGGTCACCATGGTCATTGTGCTCACATCGGTGGGCCTGCCCACTGAAGACATCACGCTGATCATAGCGGTGGACTGGTTCCT tgaCCGGCTTCGCACAATGACCAATGTTCTGGGGGACTCTATTGGAGCAGCTGTCATTGAGCATTTGTCTCAGCGGGAGCTGGAGCTGCAAGAAGCCGAGCTCACCCTCCCCAGCCTGGGGAAGCCCTACAAGTCGCTCATGGCACAAGAGAAGGGGGCGTCCAGGGGCCGGGGAGGCAACGAGAGTGCCATGTGA
- the SLC1A6 gene encoding excitatory amino acid transporter 4 isoform X2, with the protein MSSHGNSLFLRESGQRLGRVGWLQRLQESLQQRALRTRLRLQTMTREHVLRFLRRNAFILLTVSAVVIGVSLAFALRPYQLTYRQIKYFSFPGELLMRMLQMLVLPLIVSSLVTGMASLDNKATGRMGMRAAVYYMVTTVIAVFIGILMVTIIHPGKGSKEGLHREGRIETIPTADAFMDLVRNMFPPNLVEACFKQFKTQYSTRLVTRTIVRTENGSEPGTAMPPPSSMDNGTSLLENVTWALGTLQEVLSFEETVPVPGSANGINALGLVVFSVAFGLVIGGMKHKGRVLRDFFDSLNEAIMRMVGIIIWYAPVGILFLIAGKILEMEDMAVLGGQLGMYTLTVIVGLFLHAGGVLPLIYFLITHRNPFPFIGGVLQALITAMGTSSSSATLPITFRCLEEGLGVDRRITRFVLPVGATVNMDGTALYEALAAIFIAQVNNYELNLGQITTISITATAASVGAAGIPQAGLVTMVIVLTSVGLPTEDITLIIAVDWFLCLCPYKERIALLRSNVSTSALSQPVFVTGFAQ; encoded by the exons ATGAGCAGCCACGGGAACAGCCTGTTCCTGCGGGAGAGTGGCCAGCGGCTGGGCCGGGTGGGCTGGCTGCAGCGGCTGCAAGAAAGTCTGCAGCAGAGGGCACTGCGCACGCGCCTGCGCCTGCAGACCATGACCCGTGAGCACGTGCTGCGCTTCCTGCGCCGGAACGCCTTCATCCTGTTGACCGTCAGCGCGGTGGTCATCG GGGTCAGCCTGGCCTTTGCCCTGCGCCCGTACCAGCTTACCTACCGGCAGATCAAGTACTTCTCTTTCCCCGGAGAGCTTCTCATGAGGATGCTGCAGATGCTCGTGCTGCCGCTCATTGTCTCCAGCCTGGTCACAG GTATGGCGTCCCTGGATAACAAGGCAACAGGCCGGATGGGGATGCGGGCAGCTGTATACTACATGGTGACCACGGTCATTGCTGTCTTCATTGGCATCCTCATGGTCACCATCATCCACCCTGGGAAGGGCTCCAAGGAGGGGCTGCACCGCGAGGGCCGCATTGAGACCATCCCCACAGCTGATGCCTTCATGGACCTGGTCAG AAATATGTTTCCACCCAACCTTGTGGAGGCCTGCTTCAAACAG TTCAAGACGCAGTACAGCACAAGGTTGGTAACTAGGACCATAGTGAGGACAGAGAATGGATCTGAGCCGGGTACCGCCATGCCTCCCCCATCCTCGATGGACAACGGAACCAGCCTCCTGGAAAATGTCACATGGGCCTTGGGCACCCTACAGGAGGTGCTGAGCTTCGAGGAGACTGTGCCTGTGCCTGGCTCAGCCAATGGCATCAATGCCCTGGGCCTCGTGGTCTTCTCTGTGGCCTTTGGGCTGGTCATCGGTGGCATGAAACACAAGGGCCGAGTCCTGCGGGATTTCTTCGACAGCCTCAATGAGGCTATTATGAGGATGGTGGGCATCATTATCTG GTACGCACCCGTGGGCATCCTGTTCCTGATTGCTGGGAAGATCCTCGAGATGGAAGACATGGCCGTCCTGGGGGGTCAGCTGGGCATGTACACCCTGACCGTCATCGTGGGCTTGTTCCTCCATGCTGGTGGTGTCCTGCCCCTCATCTACTTCCTCATCACCCACCGGAACCCCTTCCCCTTCATTGGGGGCGTGCTGCAGGCCCTCATCACTGCCATGGGCACGTCTTCCAG CTCTGCAACGCTGCCCATCACCTTCCGCTGCCTGGAGGAGGGCCTAGGTGTGGACCGACGCATCACCAGGTTTGTGCTGCCTGTGGGGGCCACCGTCAACATGGACGGGACCGCCCTGTACGAGGCCCTGGCCGCCATCTTCATCGCCCAAGTCAACAACTATGAGCTCAACCTGGGCCAGATCACAACTATCAG TATCACGGCGACAGCAGCCAGCGTTGGGGCTGCTGGCATCCCCCAGGCGGGTCTGGTCACCATGGTCATTGTGCTCACATCGGTGGGCCTGCCCACTGAAGACATCACGCTGATCATAGCGGTGGACTGGTTCCT ATGTTTATGTCCTTACAAAGAGAGAATTGCATTGCTGAGATCAAATGTGAGCACGTCAGCATTGAGCCAACCTGTGTTTG tgaCCGGCTTCGCACAATGA
- the SLC1A6 gene encoding excitatory amino acid transporter 4 isoform X3 — MSSHGNSLFLRESGQRLGRVGWLQRLQESLQQRALRTRLRLQTMTREHVLRFLRRNAFILLTVSAVVIGVSLAFALRPYQLTYRQIKYFSFPGELLMRMLQMLVLPLIVSSLVTGMASLDNKATGRMGMRAAVYYMVTTVIAVFIGILMVTIIHPGKGSKEGLHREGRIETIPTADAFMDLVRNMFPPNLVEACFKQFKTQYSTRLVTRTIVRTENGSEPGTAMPPPSSMDNGTSLLENVTWALGTLQEVLSFEETVPVPGSANGINALGLVVFSVAFGLVIGGMKHKGRVLRDFFDSLNEAIMRMVGIIIWYAPVGILFLIAGKILEMEDMAVLGGQLGMYTLTVIVGLFLHAGGVLPLIYFLITHRNPFPFIGGVLQALITAMGTSSSSATLPITFRCLEEGLGVDRRITRFVLPVGATVNMDGTALYEALAAIFIAQVNNYELNLGQITTISITATAASVGAAGIPQAGLVTMVIVLTSVGLPTEDITLIIAVDWFLCLCPYKERIALLRSN, encoded by the exons ATGAGCAGCCACGGGAACAGCCTGTTCCTGCGGGAGAGTGGCCAGCGGCTGGGCCGGGTGGGCTGGCTGCAGCGGCTGCAAGAAAGTCTGCAGCAGAGGGCACTGCGCACGCGCCTGCGCCTGCAGACCATGACCCGTGAGCACGTGCTGCGCTTCCTGCGCCGGAACGCCTTCATCCTGTTGACCGTCAGCGCGGTGGTCATCG GGGTCAGCCTGGCCTTTGCCCTGCGCCCGTACCAGCTTACCTACCGGCAGATCAAGTACTTCTCTTTCCCCGGAGAGCTTCTCATGAGGATGCTGCAGATGCTCGTGCTGCCGCTCATTGTCTCCAGCCTGGTCACAG GTATGGCGTCCCTGGATAACAAGGCAACAGGCCGGATGGGGATGCGGGCAGCTGTATACTACATGGTGACCACGGTCATTGCTGTCTTCATTGGCATCCTCATGGTCACCATCATCCACCCTGGGAAGGGCTCCAAGGAGGGGCTGCACCGCGAGGGCCGCATTGAGACCATCCCCACAGCTGATGCCTTCATGGACCTGGTCAG AAATATGTTTCCACCCAACCTTGTGGAGGCCTGCTTCAAACAG TTCAAGACGCAGTACAGCACAAGGTTGGTAACTAGGACCATAGTGAGGACAGAGAATGGATCTGAGCCGGGTACCGCCATGCCTCCCCCATCCTCGATGGACAACGGAACCAGCCTCCTGGAAAATGTCACATGGGCCTTGGGCACCCTACAGGAGGTGCTGAGCTTCGAGGAGACTGTGCCTGTGCCTGGCTCAGCCAATGGCATCAATGCCCTGGGCCTCGTGGTCTTCTCTGTGGCCTTTGGGCTGGTCATCGGTGGCATGAAACACAAGGGCCGAGTCCTGCGGGATTTCTTCGACAGCCTCAATGAGGCTATTATGAGGATGGTGGGCATCATTATCTG GTACGCACCCGTGGGCATCCTGTTCCTGATTGCTGGGAAGATCCTCGAGATGGAAGACATGGCCGTCCTGGGGGGTCAGCTGGGCATGTACACCCTGACCGTCATCGTGGGCTTGTTCCTCCATGCTGGTGGTGTCCTGCCCCTCATCTACTTCCTCATCACCCACCGGAACCCCTTCCCCTTCATTGGGGGCGTGCTGCAGGCCCTCATCACTGCCATGGGCACGTCTTCCAG CTCTGCAACGCTGCCCATCACCTTCCGCTGCCTGGAGGAGGGCCTAGGTGTGGACCGACGCATCACCAGGTTTGTGCTGCCTGTGGGGGCCACCGTCAACATGGACGGGACCGCCCTGTACGAGGCCCTGGCCGCCATCTTCATCGCCCAAGTCAACAACTATGAGCTCAACCTGGGCCAGATCACAACTATCAG TATCACGGCGACAGCAGCCAGCGTTGGGGCTGCTGGCATCCCCCAGGCGGGTCTGGTCACCATGGTCATTGTGCTCACATCGGTGGGCCTGCCCACTGAAGACATCACGCTGATCATAGCGGTGGACTGGTTCCT ATGTTTATGTCCTTACAAAGAGAGAATTGCATTGCTGAGATCAAAT tga
- the SLC1A6 gene encoding excitatory amino acid transporter 4 isoform X4 → MSSHGNSLFLRESGQRLGRVGWLQRLQESLQQRALRTRLRLQTMTREHVLRFLRRNAFILLTVSAVVIGVSLAFALRPYQLTYRQIKYFSFPGELLMRMLQMLVLPLIVSSLVTGMASLDNKATGRMGMRAAVYYMVTTVIAVFIGILMVTIIHPGKGSKEGLHREGRIETIPTADAFMDLVRNMFPPNLVEACFKQFKTQYSTRLVTRTIVRTENGSEPGTAMPPPSSMDNGTSLLENVTWALGTLQEVLSFEETVPVPGSANGINALGLVVFSVAFGLVIGGMKHKGRVLRDFFDSLNEAIMRMVGIIIWYAPVGILFLIAGKILEMEDMAVLGGQLGMYTLTVIVGLFLHAGGVLPLIYFLITHRNPFPFIGGVLQALITAMGTSSSSATLPITFRCLEEGLGVDRRITRFVLPVGATVNMDGTALYEALAAIFIAQVNNYELNLGQITTIRNLI, encoded by the exons ATGAGCAGCCACGGGAACAGCCTGTTCCTGCGGGAGAGTGGCCAGCGGCTGGGCCGGGTGGGCTGGCTGCAGCGGCTGCAAGAAAGTCTGCAGCAGAGGGCACTGCGCACGCGCCTGCGCCTGCAGACCATGACCCGTGAGCACGTGCTGCGCTTCCTGCGCCGGAACGCCTTCATCCTGTTGACCGTCAGCGCGGTGGTCATCG GGGTCAGCCTGGCCTTTGCCCTGCGCCCGTACCAGCTTACCTACCGGCAGATCAAGTACTTCTCTTTCCCCGGAGAGCTTCTCATGAGGATGCTGCAGATGCTCGTGCTGCCGCTCATTGTCTCCAGCCTGGTCACAG GTATGGCGTCCCTGGATAACAAGGCAACAGGCCGGATGGGGATGCGGGCAGCTGTATACTACATGGTGACCACGGTCATTGCTGTCTTCATTGGCATCCTCATGGTCACCATCATCCACCCTGGGAAGGGCTCCAAGGAGGGGCTGCACCGCGAGGGCCGCATTGAGACCATCCCCACAGCTGATGCCTTCATGGACCTGGTCAG AAATATGTTTCCACCCAACCTTGTGGAGGCCTGCTTCAAACAG TTCAAGACGCAGTACAGCACAAGGTTGGTAACTAGGACCATAGTGAGGACAGAGAATGGATCTGAGCCGGGTACCGCCATGCCTCCCCCATCCTCGATGGACAACGGAACCAGCCTCCTGGAAAATGTCACATGGGCCTTGGGCACCCTACAGGAGGTGCTGAGCTTCGAGGAGACTGTGCCTGTGCCTGGCTCAGCCAATGGCATCAATGCCCTGGGCCTCGTGGTCTTCTCTGTGGCCTTTGGGCTGGTCATCGGTGGCATGAAACACAAGGGCCGAGTCCTGCGGGATTTCTTCGACAGCCTCAATGAGGCTATTATGAGGATGGTGGGCATCATTATCTG GTACGCACCCGTGGGCATCCTGTTCCTGATTGCTGGGAAGATCCTCGAGATGGAAGACATGGCCGTCCTGGGGGGTCAGCTGGGCATGTACACCCTGACCGTCATCGTGGGCTTGTTCCTCCATGCTGGTGGTGTCCTGCCCCTCATCTACTTCCTCATCACCCACCGGAACCCCTTCCCCTTCATTGGGGGCGTGCTGCAGGCCCTCATCACTGCCATGGGCACGTCTTCCAG CTCTGCAACGCTGCCCATCACCTTCCGCTGCCTGGAGGAGGGCCTAGGTGTGGACCGACGCATCACCAGGTTTGTGCTGCCTGTGGGGGCCACCGTCAACATGGACGGGACCGCCCTGTACGAGGCCCTGGCCGCCATCTTCATCGCCCAAGTCAACAACTATGAGCTCAACCTGGGCCAGATCACAACTATCAG GAACTTAATTTAA